Within the Marinobacter sp. SS13-12 genome, the region GCCCCTGCCGTTTGTGGTGGCCGAAATTCAGGACATTCGCAAACACCCGGTTATTGAGCGGGCCTATCCCGGCGAGATGGAGGTGGTTGCCGGTGATGCCACCATCAGCAGGCTGATGGTCCAGAACATCCTGCACCCGGGGCTGTCGGAAATCTATAACGAGCTGCTGAGTGCCGGAGAGGGCTGTGAGCTCTATATCCGGGGTGGTGAGTCCCTGGCGGGGCTGTCTCTCGGCGAACTGGCCTCCCAGCGTTCCAGGGTTATTGTGCTGGGCGTCCTGAAACCGGGAGGCAAGGGCTGGAACGTGCAGATGCCGGCTTCATCGGACACCCTGATAGCTGCCGAAGACCGCGTTGTGATGCTGGCGCGGGACTACGCCGAAACCGAACCCGATCCCAGGGCCCCGCAACTGCCGTTAATCAATCGCGGGCAGGCCGTCAGCCATTCCGTTGCCTTTTCTGAACGCGTCCACCGGGTTCTGGTGCTGGGCTGGAACCGCCGCGTCCCCAGCCTGATCGATGAATTTGCCAGCTACACCAAGATGCGGTTTGAAGTGGATGTCGTCTCCGTGGTGCCCGCCCGGGAGCGTCAGCAGGAGATTGAACGGTATCTGGGCGAGCAGCACGCTGTGACCTGTCGTCATATTGAGGCGGATTACATGGTGGAGGGGGAGCTCAGGCGTGTGGGCCCGCTGAACTACGATTCCATCATGCTGGTCAGCAGTGATCGGCTGGCCTCCGGAGAAGAAGCTGACGCCCGGGCGATGGTGGGCTACCTCCAGCTGGAAGATTTGCTCAGTGAGGGTGGCCAGCGACCGCAGCTGATCATGGAGTTGAGTGATCCTGACAACCGTCATCTGTTAACCGGCCATCAGAGTGAAATGATGATCAGCCCGATGATTGTCAGCCATGTCCTTGCCCAGGTGGCGTTGCGGCGGGAGCTGAGGGTAGTTCTGGACGAGCTGTTTACGGTGGGTGGGGCCGAGATACAGTTCCGGGATCCTCATGACTACCCGCTACCGGCCAGTGCGGACTTCCAGGTGCTGGAGAAAGTGGTGGCGGCAAAAGGGGAGGTGGCGCTGGGTGTCTGGCGTGATCATGCCAATAAGCATGGGCGCCATGTGAGCCTCATTCCACCGAGAGACGAATATCTGGACCTGAATGCGGCCGACCGGCTAATCGTGATGTGCTGTTCCTGAAACAGGGGCCCGGTTTATTCAATCGTATCCAGCAGGGCTGCCATAATATCATCCATGACCACGAAGCCCACCAGATCGTTATCCTGTAGCACCAGCAGGCGCTTTACGCGGTGCTGGCTCATCAGGCTGGCCGCATAGCGAATGCCAAGATGCTCCCCGACGCTGATCACCGGCTTGGCACAGGCGTCGTAGACATTGAGCAGGTCGATATCGCCGTCTTCCGCAATCACGGCCTTGAGAATGTTGGTGTAGGTAATCAGGCCGTAGGCATCGTGCTCATTCTGTTTTTCCACCACCAGTGATTTCACCTCGTGCCTTTTCATCAGCGACAAGGCCTCACGGAGGCTGGCAAACGGGGATACATTGATGGTATCCCGGATCATCACATCCCTTACTAGTTTCATTCCGATGCTCCGCCTAGAGTGAGTCTTTTACGTGTTGTTCGAATTTTTCAACCTGTGTCAGGTCTATGCCTCCAAGGTGTTCCAGAGGCAGAGTGAAAACCAGTCCCCGGGAATCGTTCTTTTCTGGCATGAGCATGTGTTGTATGGCTTTCAGGATATCCAGCGACAGCCCTTTTTCCAGCACCATTACGAGAATACTCTGGCTGCCGTCATAGGTCAGGCCAAAGAAGGTTTTTTTGGCGGTATTGCTGATACCGCGACCGGCCAGGACAGTGACACCGCCCGCGCCGAGGTCCCGGGCGGCATCGATGCAATCCTGTTCCTGATCTTCCGGCACGATAGCGACGAGTACAGAGAATTTCATGTGGACAGTTTCCTTCGTGCAGCGATGTGGTCACCAACAATGGCATAGGCCATTACCGTGATGATGGGAAAGATAGAGGCAAAGGCAATCAGCCCGAAGCCATCGATCAGCACACTGCGCCCCTCGATGTTGCCGGCAAGGCCGATCCCCAGTGCCGTCACCAGTGGCACGGTAACCTCTGATGTGGTCACGCCACCAAGATCATAGGCCAGTGCAATAATATAGCGCGGGGCAATGGCGGTCAGCATGACAACCACCAGGTAGCCCCCCATGATGTAGTAGTGGATGGAGTCACCGACGATGATCCGATGCACACCGACGGTGATGCCGATGGCAACACCCAGGGCGACAAACAGGCGAATGGCATTGCCGTTCAGGGTGCCGGCTGCCGCGTCTTCCGCCTGCTGGCCGATTGCAATGAGAGCCGGCTCCGCCATGGTGGTGGCGAATCCGATCATGAACGCAAACAGATAGATAAACAGGAATCCGTCAAGGCTGATCAGCTGCTCCGCCATGCTGGTGCCAATGGGAAACAGGCCAAGTTTCAGGCCAACGACGAACGCATAGAGACCCAGAATGACCAGGGCAAAACCAAAGAGAATCTTGCGGGGGTTGCTGAAGCGCCGTCGCAATACCAGATACTGGAAGACGAGTATGGTGAGTATGATGGGCAATACGTCCCGCACCATCTCGGCCAGCTCCAGCAGCATTTTCAGGGGTCCGGCCACCGGAGGTCGGCCATGGCCGGTTTCCATCAGTAATTCGCTGTCTGTCTGTTCTCCGGAATAAACCACAATGCCGTATAACTGAACCGTGATCATCGGCACCATCACTGCCAGCGCCACCAGCCCGAAACCGTCGGTGAGCGGATTGCGGCCACGAATCGAGACGGCGAGGCCGATACCCAGCGCGGCCACCAGGGGAACCGTGACCACGTTGGTGGTGACGCCGCCGGAGTCATAGGCCAGACCAACGATTTCCTCAGGCGCAAACCAGGTGACGGCCACGACGATGATGTAGCCGACAATCATGAACCAGTGCAGTGGGTAGCCCATAATCGTTCTGAATACGCCCAACCCGATTACAACGCCCACCGAGGTTGCCACCAGTAATCGCAGGGTGACGGCGTCAATCCTGCCGCCGCTGATTTCCTGTGCCTGTTGTGCCACTGCAATGAGAGCGGGCTCCGCCACCACCGCGGAAAACCCGAGCGCAAACCCGAAGGCCAGCAGGATGGGAACAGAGCCACGGCGGGCAAACTGGTTGGACAGGCTTTTTCCCACCGGAAAAATGCTCAGCTCCAGCCCCTGAAGGAACAGCGCAATACCGACCGCCACGATGAGCAGTCCAAAGGCCATGCCCAGCGTGTTTTCCGGTACCTGTTGCAGAATAGCGAACTGGAAGAACACCACAACCGCCACGATGGGCAAGAGGTTTTTGAGGGCATGTAGAAGAGAGTGGCCGAAAGCTCGAATGTAAAACACCGGGGCCTGGTACCTGTGTCGTGTTCTGAAGCTTATGAAGCGGTTCGCTACCTGAATCAACATAGTAGCACCGGCTGTGCAGGGGTGCCTGATACACCTCAAGTTTGATGCTTATAGGTATTCACACGAAAAATGCCGAATATAGATAATATAAATTTCAATTATAAAATCAAACCCACTAAAGTAACCGTCAATGTCAGCGGACTGAATGTTTTTTGAACGGACGCTGGCTCGCTGAAGTTGCTTTTATGCTTCATAAAAGAGCACCTCAAACCGTAGAAGACAGGACTGAGATCATGCCATACGCAAACGACGTTGACGCCATTGCTTCCATTCTGAAGCAGAACCCCACCTGGAATGCCATCAAGCCTGAGCACGCTGCTCGCATGCGCGCCCAGAACAAATTCAGGACTGGCCTGGACATCGCCAAGTACACCGCGAAAATCATGCGCGAAGACATGGCGAACTACGATAAAGACACCTCCCAGTACACGCAGTCACTGGGTTGCTGGCACGGATTTATCGGCCAGCAAAAGATGATCTCCATCAAGAAGCATTTCGGTAGCACCAAGCGTCGTTACCTGTACCTGTCCGGCTGGATGGTTGCAGCACTGCGTTCCGAGTTCGGCCCGCTGCCTGATCAGTCCATGCACGAGAAGACGGCTGTTTCCGGCCTGATCGAAGAGCTGTACACCTTCCTGCGCCAGGCGGACGCATGGGAACTGAACCACCTGTTCCGTGCCCTGGAAGAAGCCCAGAAGGCTGGCGACAACGCCAAGGCAGACGAGCTGATCAAGCAGATCGATAACCACGAAACCCACATCGTGCCGATCATTGCCGACATCGACGCTGGTTTCGGTAACGCCGAAGCGACTTACCTGCTGGCCAAGCAGATGATCGAAGCCGGTGCCTGCTGCATCCAGATCGAGAATCAGGTATCTGACGAGAAGCAGTGTGGCCACCAGGACGGCAAGGTTACCGTTCCGCACGCCGACTTCCTGTCCAAGATCAACGCCGTTCGCCTGGCGTTCCTGGAGCTGGGTGTGGACGACGGCGTTATCGTTGCCCGTACCGACTCGCTGGGCGCTGGCCTGACCCAGAAGATTGCCGTGACCGACGAGCCGGGCGATCTGGGTGACCAGTACAACAGCTTCATCGATGGTGATGTTATCGACAAGGCCGAAGACATCAACAACGGCGATGTTGTGATCAAGCAGAACGGCCAGCTGGTCAAGCCGAAGCGTCTGGCTTCTGGCCTGTTCCAGTTCAAGCCGGGCACTGGCGAAGATCGTGTGGTTCTGGACTGTATCACCAGCCTGCAGAACGGCGCTGACCTGCTGTGGATCGAAACCGAGAAGCCCCACGTTGGCCAGATCGCTGCCATGGTTAACCGCATCAAGGAAGTGGTGCCCGACGCCAAGCTGGTCTACAACAACAGCCCGTCGTTCAACTGGACCCTGAACTTCCGTCAGCAGGTATTCGATGCCTGGAAGGAAGAAGGCAAGGACGTGTCTGCTTACGAGCGCGCCGACCTGATGAACGCCAAGTATGACGACACTGATCTCGGCAAGCTGGCCGACGAGTGGACCGCCAACTTCCAGCGTGACGGCGCCCGTGAAGCCGGTATCTTCCACCACCTGATCACCCTGCCGACTTACCACACCGCGGCCCTGTCTACCGACAACCTGGCCAAGGGCTACTTCGGTGACGAAGGCATGCTGGCCTACGTTGCCGGTGTTCAGCGCAAGGAAATCCGTCAGGGCATCGCGACGGTGAAGCACCAGGACATGGCCGGTTCCAACATCGGCGATGACCACAAAGAGTTCTTCGCAGGTGACGCAGCCCTGAAGGCTGGCGGTAAAGACAACACCATGAACCAGTTCTAAACAACGGTTCGGTTGTCATTGAAGCGGGCTGTAAGGCCCGCTTCAGAACCCGAAACCCCGCCTTGCGCGGGGTTTTGTTTTTTTACAGTAACGTTTTTAGTCAGGTTGCTGAAATCACGCCATAAACGGTCTGTTTGATCTTTTCCCCCGCCAACTCTGTTTCATTCCTGAAACAGTCTGCTCCCTTCATGAATACGGCTCTGTTTCTAGCTGTGCTCATAAAGCCTAATTAAAACAATCAGATAAAAATTAATTAACGATTCTGGCACGGGAATCGCACCTGTTATCTAGCGGGTCTGAACCTTGGCTTACCGAAGGCTAGCGGTTTGAGTCGGATCCCTCTAAAAGCCAATAATCGAAAAGGAAGCGATATTATGAACACCAAGAAAAGTTTGCTAGCAGCTGCCATTGCGATGAGTCTGGGTGTTTCCGGTTTTGCCTACGCGGACCAGGGCGGTGACGGGGATCCGAATACCAATGCGGATGATACCTCCGTTGCCAACAATGACCAGTCCGGCAACACTAACTCCGGTAACGACAATTCCGACAATTCCGACAACTCGGATAATTCGGATAACAGCACCGATGTTGCTGATTCGTTCAAGATTGCCGAAAGCGGCAACGACAATTCGGACAATACGGACAACTCCGATAACAGTGACAACTCCGATAACAGCGACAACTCGGACAACAGCACCGATGTTGCCGACTCGTTCAAGATTGCCGACAGCGGCAATGACAATTCGGACAATTCGGATAATTCCGATAACAGCGACAACTCGGACAACAGCACCGATGTTGCCGACTCGTTCAAGATTGCCGACAGTGGCAATGACAATTCGGACAATTCGGATAATTCCGACAACAGCGACAATTCCGATAACAGTGACAACTCGGACAACTCCGATAATTCGGACAACAGCACCGATGTGAGTGATTCGTTCAAGATCGCTGACAGCGGTAACGACTCGTCCGATAACTCGGATAACTCGGATAATTCGGACAATTCCGATAATTCGCTGACCCTGGACCTGGAAGTATACCTGAACAACGCCGATCTGGACGGCAACGTTACGGATACCACAGTCACCTACGGTCATGCCAACGGCGAAGGTTCCTACACCGAGGTTCGTAACAGTAACGAAATCTCCGGTGGCTCAGCGAACTACACCGGCGTCGGGGCATTTGCCCAGACTGCAGGCAATGCCAACGTTACACAGGCTAATGTCAGCATACAGTCTAGCCTGAACGCTGGCAGCGGTGGTGCCGGCACTGAATGAGGCATCCAGGCCGCACCTGCTGTTTCGGGTGCGGCCCGGTTATTCCGGGAGAACTGCCATGGGTTGCGTCATCAGATGGAAACTGAAGGCTGCCTTGCTGGCGTTAATGTTCGGGGCAACGGGACTGGTATCGGCCGAGGAGTGGATGGATGCCACCCCGTTGTCGGCGGATGAGCTGGCGGATTCAAGCGGCCGCCAGGGAATTCCGATGCAGTGGCAGATTAACGATAACCAGCAGAATGCAAATGTGTCCGATAACCTGTTGTCGGGGAATGTTGTCACGGGTAATAACAGTATTTCCGACAATGCGTTCGGCAACATGAGCGGGGTTGCCACCGTTATCCAGAACACCGGTAACCAGGTGGTCATTCAGGACAGTACCCAGATCAATATACTTCTTAATCACTGATGGAGGTGGGCCATGGCCAGAAAGGTTCTTGTTGCGATCTGCGCGAGTGCCGGGCTGCTATGGTCCACTGCCTTCGCCGGCTCGGTCATGGTGCCGGGTATTGGTGGTGATTTTCGGTTAGATGTAAAAAGTTTCGAGAACCGGCGCTTTGACAGCGTCATGCGCCAGCAGTATGACTTCAGTTGCGGCTCCGCAGCCGTAGCTTCCTTGTTGTCCTTTCACTACGAAGATCAGGTAACAGAGCACGATGTCTTCATCGAGATGCTCGCGCTGGCAGACGAAAAGAAGGTGCGCCAGGAGGGTTTCTCCATGCTTGATATGAAGCGCTACCTGGAGGCCAGAGGG harbors:
- a CDS encoding ion channel DMI1; this translates as MLPFRFVDRVKFIVERQLVKGAGFQLLVVGVFIGLISLMGGLLVIPFGGPHEDVGGAIWWAFLRLTDPGYLGDDVGNWQRLVSTILTISGYVVFMGTLVAILTRWLIAKMTDLERGLTPVTLRNHIVVLGWTNQTLPLLGELLGSSGRMRRFLEKHDASRLRLVVLSETASAAQVHELRNEPGIGRKARQIILRSGAAIQPDALQRVACLDASAVIVPSAAHEAGSLVTSDIETVKALLSIAAQARHLGAPLPFVVAEIQDIRKHPVIERAYPGEMEVVAGDATISRLMVQNILHPGLSEIYNELLSAGEGCELYIRGGESLAGLSLGELASQRSRVIVLGVLKPGGKGWNVQMPASSDTLIAAEDRVVMLARDYAETEPDPRAPQLPLINRGQAVSHSVAFSERVHRVLVLGWNRRVPSLIDEFASYTKMRFEVDVVSVVPARERQQEIERYLGEQHAVTCRHIEADYMVEGELRRVGPLNYDSIMLVSSDRLASGEEADARAMVGYLQLEDLLSEGGQRPQLIMELSDPDNRHLLTGHQSEMMISPMIVSHVLAQVALRRELRVVLDELFTVGGAEIQFRDPHDYPLPASADFQVLEKVVAAKGEVALGVWRDHANKHGRHVSLIPPRDEYLDLNAADRLIVMCCS
- a CDS encoding CBS domain-containing protein codes for the protein MKLVRDVMIRDTINVSPFASLREALSLMKRHEVKSLVVEKQNEHDAYGLITYTNILKAVIAEDGDIDLLNVYDACAKPVISVGEHLGIRYAASLMSQHRVKRLLVLQDNDLVGFVVMDDIMAALLDTIE
- a CDS encoding transcriptional regulator; the protein is MKFSVLVAIVPEDQEQDCIDAARDLGAGGVTVLAGRGISNTAKKTFFGLTYDGSQSILVMVLEKGLSLDILKAIQHMLMPEKNDSRGLVFTLPLEHLGGIDLTQVEKFEQHVKDSL
- a CDS encoding DUF1538 domain-containing protein, coding for MFYIRAFGHSLLHALKNLLPIVAVVVFFQFAILQQVPENTLGMAFGLLIVAVGIALFLQGLELSIFPVGKSLSNQFARRGSVPILLAFGFALGFSAVVAEPALIAVAQQAQEISGGRIDAVTLRLLVATSVGVVIGLGVFRTIMGYPLHWFMIVGYIIVVAVTWFAPEEIVGLAYDSGGVTTNVVTVPLVAALGIGLAVSIRGRNPLTDGFGLVALAVMVPMITVQLYGIVVYSGEQTDSELLMETGHGRPPVAGPLKMLLELAEMVRDVLPIILTILVFQYLVLRRRFSNPRKILFGFALVILGLYAFVVGLKLGLFPIGTSMAEQLISLDGFLFIYLFAFMIGFATTMAEPALIAIGQQAEDAAAGTLNGNAIRLFVALGVAIGITVGVHRIIVGDSIHYYIMGGYLVVVMLTAIAPRYIIALAYDLGGVTTSEVTVPLVTALGIGLAGNIEGRSVLIDGFGLIAFASIFPIITVMAYAIVGDHIAARRKLST
- a CDS encoding isocitrate lyase; this translates as MMPYANDVDAIASILKQNPTWNAIKPEHAARMRAQNKFRTGLDIAKYTAKIMREDMANYDKDTSQYTQSLGCWHGFIGQQKMISIKKHFGSTKRRYLYLSGWMVAALRSEFGPLPDQSMHEKTAVSGLIEELYTFLRQADAWELNHLFRALEEAQKAGDNAKADELIKQIDNHETHIVPIIADIDAGFGNAEATYLLAKQMIEAGACCIQIENQVSDEKQCGHQDGKVTVPHADFLSKINAVRLAFLELGVDDGVIVARTDSLGAGLTQKIAVTDEPGDLGDQYNSFIDGDVIDKAEDINNGDVVIKQNGQLVKPKRLASGLFQFKPGTGEDRVVLDCITSLQNGADLLWIETEKPHVGQIAAMVNRIKEVVPDAKLVYNNSPSFNWTLNFRQQVFDAWKEEGKDVSAYERADLMNAKYDDTDLGKLADEWTANFQRDGAREAGIFHHLITLPTYHTAALSTDNLAKGYFGDEGMLAYVAGVQRKEIRQGIATVKHQDMAGSNIGDDHKEFFAGDAALKAGGKDNTMNQF